The Dioscorea cayenensis subsp. rotundata cultivar TDr96_F1 chromosome 7, TDr96_F1_v2_PseudoChromosome.rev07_lg8_w22 25.fasta, whole genome shotgun sequence genome includes a region encoding these proteins:
- the LOC120264990 gene encoding UPF0496 protein 1-like, producing MGCINSTAADSPTLRRSTRRAISTVATEAATVHSLSFTALRAAASALIDVNRDALNNIGQLKDEISSNPDLLFFVKYYLQTRIDTLRFFTALKDSLSKARETELLVRVAVFLFEDAHDPSAALEKLQEFKDEGDSFIERFVDEFKLVCERQKSILRDLLLLKQDLDQKLSEVKAWRKVWNIVYSTVFAAVLISSVVLAAVTAPPAVTAAAAAASGAMAPLQQWLDSMWDNLLNPYEEEWKIIDSLGKETSFAIHELNSIRSLVDSLEGKIRSMIHRAKLAIDGEEEEEVKVVMIEIKLKAGEFAKSVEQLEKEVDRRGDELKRATATILQTVTD from the coding sequence ATGGGTTGCATCAACAGCACCGCCGCCGACTCCCCGACCCTCCGCCGAAGCACGCGCAGAGCCATCTCCACCGTCGCCACCGAGGCCGCCACAGTCCACTCCCTCTCCTTCACCGCCCTCCGCGCCGCCGCCTCCGCCCTCATCGACGTCAACCGCGATGCCCTCAACAACATAGGCCAGCTCAAAGACGAGATCTCCTCCAACCCTGACCTCCTCTTCTTCGTCAAATACTACCTCCAGACCAGGATCGACACTCTCCGCTTCTTCACTGCTCTCAAGGACTCCCTCTCCAAAGCCCGTGAAACCGAGCTCCTTGTCCGTGTCGCCGTGTTCCTTTTTGAAGATGCTCATGACCCCTCCGCCGCTCTTGAAAAACTCCAGGAGTTCAAGGATGAGGGCGATTCCTTCATCGAGAGGTTTGTGGATGAGTTTAAGCTCGTGTGCGAGCGCCAGAAGTCCATCCTCCGTGATCTCCTCCTCCTCAAGCAAGATCTAGATCAGAAGCTCAGCGAAGTCAAGGCATGGAGGAAGGTCTGGAACATTGTTTACTCTACGGTCTTCGCTGCCGTTTTGATCTCCTCCGTTGTGCTAGCTGCTGTGACTGCTCCACCGGCGGTGACGGCCGCTGCCGCAGCAGCGTCTGGTGCCATGGCGCCGCTGCAGCAGTGGCTGGATTCAATGTGGGACAACTTGCTGAACCCCTATGAGGAGGAGTGGAAGATCATTGATTCACTGGGGAAGGAGACCTCATTCGCCATTCATGAGCTGAATAGCATTAGGTCTCTTGTTGATAGTTTGGAGGGGAAGATTAGGTCAATGATTCACAGAGCTAAGCTCGCCATTGATggggaagaggaagaagaggtgAAGGTGGTCATGATTGAGATCAAGCTCAAGGCCGGAGAGTTTGCGAAGAGTGTGGAGCAATTAGAGAAGGAGGTGGACCGGCGAGGTGATGAACTGAAGAGGGCCACTGCTACTATTTTGCAAACTGTCACTGAttga